The DNA region TTTATTATCTCTTCCGCCACATCGCTGTCTATTTCCCCGCCAAGAATATATGGCGTAATGTTCTTCAATTTAAGCATGTCTATTAATTCAGCAAAACGTGAAACAGGCCAGCGTTTAGTCACCATTACTGTTCCGGGATTTTTGCCGCCGCCCGGAAAAAGCCCTGCTTTTAATCCGCCGCTTAAATTGAAATTAAACCCGATATCTTCCGGCGCTTTAATATACGTGTGATTCTCTTTAACCGCAAAACCAGCGCCCTGCACTACAGATAAATATCTTAAAGCCTCATGCTGGGCGGGATTAAAAACAGTTTTATGGGTAAGAAACAAACCTTTATTATTCCAGTTAAAACCTGCACGGTATTTCGCGCCCAAAGCCGCAATAAAAATATTTGATTTTATATCCCTGTGAAAATTAATTATCATATCGTACTTTTCGCGCCTTAATACAGGAAGCACCTTCAGCATTTCCGGAAGCGATTGTGACCCTGTTACAATTTTCTTGTCCACATACGGTATCATGTCCACAAGGTCAGAGACCCATTTTATGCATAAAAAATGGACTTCACACCCCGCTTCTTTTAACGCGCGCAGGGAAGGTGTGGCCTGTATTATATCGCCTATGCAGCACAGTTTGACGACAAGAACCTTTTTTATCTGCTTTACGTCCATTTTTGCCCTCTTGCAAATATTTTATCTATAATTGCTGTCTTTCTATAAAAACACTATACGCAATCTTAAAACCAAGACGCACCATGGTGCGTCTCTACATTATTAAACACAAGTCATTAGAACATTCAAGTAACAATTATCAAACACATTAAAACCAGCCTTTTATCCTGTCCCAGACCATAGCCACCGTTATTAGTTCCATACACTTATGCCCTTCTTTATTATCACAGACGGTTTTTTCACAAGGACCGCATTCCACAGGAATGCTTATATCAGCCATGTTGGCTGCGGGTACCTTTGGCAGCCAGCGTTTATAATTCACCGTGTATCCGTAAATCACGCAGGTCTTTAATCCTGAATAAGCCGCAAAATACTGCGGCCCGGAATCATTCCCCGCAAATATACCGCATTGTTTTATAAGCGCTATAGTCACTCCCAGCGGAAGCACGCCTATGCAGTTGATTACATTTTCAGAAAATCGTATTTTTTCCGCGTGCTTTATATCATCTTTTCCGCCTATCACAAATATCTTTGTATTACCCGCGTCAGCAATATGCTGTATAAGCTGATTGAACTTTTCAAGCCCCCACATTTTGGAAGCCGCGCGTGTGAAAGGGTGCACTA from Candidatus Goldiibacteriota bacterium includes:
- a CDS encoding glycosyltransferase family 9 protein, which encodes MDVKQIKKVLVVKLCCIGDIIQATPSLRALKEAGCEVHFLCIKWVSDLVDMIPYVDKKIVTGSQSLPEMLKVLPVLRREKYDMIINFHRDIKSNIFIAALGAKYRAGFNWNNKGLFLTHKTVFNPAQHEALRYLSVVQGAGFAVKENHTYIKAPEDIGFNFNLSGGLKAGLFPGGGKNPGTVMVTKRWPVSRFAELIDMLKLKNITPYILGGEIDSDVAEEIIKLRPDIQFLKTGNLKQLVYVISKMDIFVAGDTGPLHMAAALGVKTIGLFGPSSSDLVGVRGKYSVNIWQKEKCAPCYIPETVHERKFLECRDNICMKNISAEKVFAEITKLLESGEK